A single Paracholeplasma morum DNA region contains:
- a CDS encoding PqqD family peptide modification chaperone, producing MSTYSIAGINILLKPIHKDYFSMTLEPYKSNGPFDYAITSKLVDVIKPIDMTPIMHEKYRFFYEVDGVSIMQVKHQSGLIKYELRTSKDYKTQALFFVKDLIKDMESIEYILYSMSFLEVAMREGFLPIHASSLVLNDEVILFSAPSKTGKSTHVRYYQEVFPHAFNLNDDKPLIKDGYVYGTPFSGKSKHNLNAKYPLKALCFIKQGDTTSISRLSKDESTIYLLKNMLRPSQESIWDKMIPIMNEVLTVDTYLAYLTNEQKSVFTTYHGFYREKIMKLKDGFKLKEIGSKIMVLPTDNEALNFNGIMTLNQSGKVLFEALESDQTIDSLVTILTNRYEISEEEALKDVVLFIETLKKHNVLL from the coding sequence GTGAGTACTTATTCAATCGCTGGAATTAATATTCTATTAAAACCTATTCATAAGGATTATTTTTCTATGACTTTAGAGCCCTATAAGTCTAATGGGCCTTTTGATTATGCAATAACATCAAAGCTTGTTGATGTGATTAAACCTATTGACATGACGCCAATTATGCATGAAAAGTATCGCTTTTTTTATGAAGTCGATGGGGTTTCTATCATGCAAGTCAAACATCAATCTGGATTGATTAAGTATGAATTAAGAACCTCTAAAGACTATAAGACTCAAGCATTATTCTTTGTCAAAGATCTTATTAAGGATATGGAATCTATTGAGTACATTTTATACTCTATGTCATTTTTAGAGGTTGCAATGCGCGAAGGATTTTTACCTATTCATGCATCAAGCCTTGTATTAAATGATGAGGTTATTTTGTTTTCTGCGCCCTCCAAAACAGGTAAAAGTACGCATGTTAGATACTATCAGGAAGTATTTCCTCACGCCTTTAACCTGAATGACGATAAACCCCTAATCAAAGATGGTTATGTCTATGGGACGCCATTTTCTGGTAAGTCGAAACACAACCTCAATGCCAAATACCCACTTAAAGCGCTTTGTTTTATTAAACAAGGAGATACCACGAGCATCTCAAGACTATCTAAAGATGAAAGTACCATTTATCTACTTAAGAATATGTTAAGACCTAGTCAGGAATCTATATGGGATAAAATGATTCCAATCATGAATGAGGTATTAACGGTTGATACGTATTTAGCTTACTTAACAAATGAACAAAAAAGTGTATTTACCACTTATCATGGATTTTATAGGGAGAAAATTATGAAACTAAAAGATGGTTTTAAATTAAAAGAAATAGGTTCAAAAATCATGGTTTTACCAACTGATAATGAAGCCCTAAACTTTAATGGGATTATGACACTTAATCAAAGTGGAAAGGTCTTATTTGAGGCGCTAGAAAGTGATCAAACCATCGATTCATTAGTAACCATCCTAACGAATCGTTATGAGATTTCCGAAGAAGAAGCGTTAAAAGACGTGGTGTTATTCATCGAGACGCTTAAAAAACATAACGTTCTATTATGA
- a CDS encoding endonuclease I family protein: MVVGDDIIIPSCNAIDNKDPYPECGYRGTFDNTRVGSYTITFFAADEMGNQSTLVLTYIVTEEEIVQPLDPNIPSGYYANAEGKNGSQLFTSLKTIISGHTIYSYSSTSDKLSYIDADLNNPSKVYTIYTGTAVNGTWDSGNTWNKEHVWPQSSYDEASPMVSDMHQLRAAIPNVNSQRSNYYFNTTSSTSGSYHYESSKFYPGDDHRGDVARILLYMATRYYDERLRLTKDNSGSTTRNAREIGDIDQLLAWHIADPVDEFEVQRNNRIYGYQKNRNPYIDRPEFYESVYYYLLDIAGSIRSNSYKETIEIYQTIQVLYVPEYQKIEL; the protein is encoded by the coding sequence ATGGTTGTAGGGGATGATATAATCATTCCATCTTGTAATGCAATAGATAATAAAGATCCCTACCCTGAATGTGGTTATAGAGGTACTTTCGATAACACAAGGGTAGGGTCTTATACAATTACATTTTTTGCAGCAGATGAGATGGGTAATCAATCAACCTTAGTATTAACCTATATCGTAACTGAAGAAGAAATTGTTCAACCTTTAGACCCAAATATTCCAAGTGGATATTATGCAAATGCAGAAGGAAAAAATGGCAGTCAATTATTTACTTCATTAAAAACAATTATTTCCGGTCATACGATATATTCATATTCAAGTACGAGTGATAAACTTAGTTATATAGATGCTGACTTAAATAATCCATCAAAGGTATACACGATTTATACAGGAACTGCTGTTAACGGCACTTGGGATAGTGGCAATACTTGGAATAAGGAACACGTTTGGCCTCAATCTTCTTATGATGAGGCATCGCCTATGGTATCTGATATGCACCAGTTAAGAGCTGCAATTCCAAATGTTAACTCTCAAAGGAGTAATTATTACTTTAATACAACAAGTAGTACTTCTGGAAGTTACCATTATGAAAGTAGTAAGTTCTATCCAGGTGATGATCATAGAGGTGACGTTGCGAGAATATTGCTATATATGGCAACTAGGTATTATGATGAGAGATTAAGACTTACAAAAGATAACTCAGGTTCTACAACAAGAAATGCAAGAGAGATTGGTGATATTGATCAACTTCTTGCTTGGCATATTGCTGACCCAGTGGATGAATTTGAAGTCCAAAGGAATAATAGAATTTATGGATATCAAAAAAATCGAAATCCATATATCGATAGACCTGAATTCTATGAATCTGTATATTATTACTTATTAGATATTGCTGGAAGCATACGATCGAATAGTTATAAAGAAACAATAGAGATTTACCAAACGATTCAAGTCCTATATGTACCTGAATATCAAAAAATAGAACTATAG
- a CDS encoding nucleotidyltransferase domain-containing protein, which produces MDTILKATRYALEKKLIDFKIEDEKSFVISLRENGLSGLIFTYIQDGLGSSKLDQYKTQILYDYALRDEKQLKLIDKLREILNENAFKHVFLKGSRLKSLYEKSYMRGMGDIDILVESFEMKRIEAVLSNHGFKVEQKSPAHDAYSYEGLEVEIHPTLMNDFNPKYELFKDAFSHAIQKELYEYVFEPNFETLYLMYHLAKHFESSGVGLRSILDIGLYVKAYASILDKSTLESYLTSMSMTRFYNVMLELNKRYFGIESDLQIGAFTFTEEEYTNVSNYIMTSGIHGSGHSFNQMAPRLVNTQNKKQSKWFVLVKVLFPSYKNMRIMHPKLKTRLLLPVFYLIRFFNLTIKRGKDSRMKLRQLEDSSKNKEAVKQVFKTLGL; this is translated from the coding sequence ATGGATACGATTTTAAAGGCAACCCGTTATGCCCTAGAAAAAAAGTTAATCGATTTTAAAATTGAAGATGAAAAGTCTTTTGTCATATCATTAAGAGAAAATGGGTTATCTGGCTTAATCTTTACCTATATTCAAGATGGCCTAGGCTCATCCAAACTCGATCAATATAAAACTCAAATTCTTTATGACTATGCTTTAAGAGATGAAAAACAACTAAAGTTAATTGATAAATTAAGAGAGATCTTAAATGAAAACGCGTTTAAACATGTCTTCTTAAAAGGGTCTAGACTTAAATCATTGTATGAGAAAAGCTATATGAGAGGCATGGGGGATATTGACATTCTAGTTGAGTCTTTTGAAATGAAGCGTATTGAAGCTGTCTTGTCAAATCACGGCTTTAAAGTAGAACAAAAAAGCCCAGCACATGATGCCTATAGTTACGAGGGGTTAGAAGTAGAGATTCACCCTACGTTAATGAATGATTTTAACCCTAAATACGAACTCTTTAAAGATGCGTTTAGTCACGCAATCCAAAAAGAGTTATACGAGTATGTGTTTGAACCAAATTTTGAAACGTTATATTTGATGTATCATTTAGCAAAACACTTCGAATCCAGTGGTGTCGGTTTAAGAAGCATTTTAGATATAGGATTATACGTTAAGGCTTATGCGAGTATACTCGATAAAAGCACTTTAGAATCCTATTTAACAAGTATGTCTATGACGCGATTTTATAATGTAATGCTCGAATTAAATAAACGATATTTTGGGATTGAATCTGATCTTCAAATAGGCGCATTTACATTCACTGAAGAAGAGTATACTAATGTTTCAAATTACATAATGACTTCTGGAATACATGGCAGTGGACACAGTTTTAACCAGATGGCACCTAGACTTGTGAACACACAAAACAAGAAACAATCCAAATGGTTTGTTTTAGTAAAAGTTTTGTTTCCAAGTTATAAGAACATGAGAATTATGCATCCCAAGTTAAAAACAAGATTACTTTTGCCTGTTTTCTACTTGATTAGGTTTTTCAATCTAACGATCAAAAGAGGTAAGGATTCAAGAATGAAACTTAGACAATTAGAGGATAGTTCTAAAAACAAAGAGGCAGTCAAACAAGTGTTTAAGACGCTGGGATTATAA
- a CDS encoding ABC transporter ATP-binding protein, with protein MNTLKGFSLPYQKYLRFPLVILSILSVVLSSTAVLFAYYSKITIDYAIINHKDFPLYASILVGLLLLQLVGQMVNHYLKVYYQNKLYGAIQQDYFHLLLNGAYQQVKKTHSSSLTHLFKSDLSIVTEGLLDLIPKLIFYILRFLLAFVVLYLLSPIFALLFLGLGLILLGISRFLKKPLQKTHKKAIEAENIMYTEMTDSLSHLEVIKAFEGEDFTLNNLNENTNRLIKTRMSKTKISVASSFGLNLFFGFGYAFSIIFGAYQISLGLLSIGALTAIIQLVQNIQSPFSGLSNILPKYYQMIQSITHLSFIKDIQQEGSKKETDFEFERIVFKDVSFRYDEKWVLDKLDLEINKGDFVWIKGDSGLGKTTLFRLLLGFIRPYNGNIRFYAKDNYMNINETTRKYFSYVPQTPYILSDTIYRNLTLGKNIPIEEVKRVCRLCLIDEEINTKPQGYHTILTENAGLSIGQLQRLSIARALLRDSKILLLDEVTSALDPALEKAIIDNLHKLKDKTILFISHRPLSNYTKLIDLS; from the coding sequence ATGAATACATTAAAAGGATTTAGTTTACCTTACCAAAAATATCTACGATTTCCGTTAGTTATTTTATCGATACTTTCAGTGGTTCTATCTTCAACTGCCGTTTTATTCGCCTATTATTCGAAAATCACCATTGACTATGCCATCATCAATCACAAGGATTTTCCTTTATATGCAAGTATTCTAGTTGGACTACTTCTCCTACAATTAGTTGGTCAAATGGTTAATCACTACTTAAAAGTCTATTATCAAAATAAGCTATATGGTGCGATCCAACAAGACTATTTTCACCTTTTATTAAATGGGGCTTACCAACAGGTGAAAAAAACGCATTCTAGCAGTCTAACTCATTTGTTTAAGAGTGATTTGAGTATTGTTACAGAAGGGTTGTTAGACTTAATTCCTAAATTGATCTTCTATATTTTAAGATTCCTATTAGCTTTTGTTGTGCTTTATTTATTAAGCCCAATATTCGCATTACTCTTCTTAGGTCTAGGGCTCATTCTACTTGGAATTTCAAGGTTCTTAAAGAAACCACTTCAAAAGACACATAAAAAAGCTATTGAGGCTGAAAACATCATGTATACAGAAATGACGGATTCTTTATCCCATTTAGAGGTGATTAAAGCTTTTGAGGGGGAAGATTTCACACTCAATAACTTGAATGAAAACACCAACAGACTAATTAAGACCCGCATGAGTAAAACGAAGATTTCCGTGGCTTCCAGTTTTGGATTAAACCTATTCTTCGGATTTGGATACGCATTTTCAATCATCTTCGGTGCTTATCAAATCAGTCTTGGACTTCTTTCAATTGGTGCGCTTACCGCAATCATTCAATTAGTCCAAAACATTCAATCCCCATTCTCTGGATTATCGAACATACTTCCTAAGTATTATCAAATGATTCAATCGATTACCCATCTAAGCTTTATCAAAGACATTCAACAAGAAGGTTCAAAAAAAGAAACCGATTTTGAATTTGAACGGATTGTATTTAAGGATGTATCCTTCAGGTATGATGAAAAATGGGTATTAGATAAACTTGATCTAGAAATCAATAAAGGCGACTTTGTCTGGATTAAAGGAGACTCTGGTTTAGGCAAGACCACATTATTTAGGCTGTTGTTGGGATTCATCAGACCTTATAATGGTAATATTAGGTTTTATGCTAAAGACAACTATATGAATATCAATGAGACAACGAGAAAATACTTTAGTTACGTCCCACAAACGCCTTACATCTTATCAGATACTATTTACAGGAATTTAACCCTTGGAAAAAATATACCGATCGAAGAAGTTAAAAGAGTTTGTAGGTTGTGTCTAATCGATGAAGAGATTAATACAAAACCACAAGGTTATCATACAATTCTAACCGAAAATGCAGGCCTTTCTATTGGACAACTTCAACGACTTTCGATCGCAAGAGCACTGCTTAGAGATTCTAAGATCTTACTTTTAGATGAGGTCACAAGTGCACTTGATCCGGCACTTGAGAAAGCAATAATCGATAACCTTCACAAGTTAAAGGATAAAACCATCCTATTTATTTCACATAGACCTCTATCAAACTATACAAAACTCATTGACTTAAGTTAA